A genome region from Nicotiana tabacum cultivar K326 chromosome 13, ASM71507v2, whole genome shotgun sequence includes the following:
- the LOC107819498 gene encoding phosphoinositide phospholipase C 2-like — MSRQTYRVCFCFRRRFRVVAAEAPADVKNLFNKYSDNGVMNAENLQRFLIEVQKEENSSIEDAQGIMNNLHDLKILNIFHRRGLHLDAFFKYLFADINPPINPKRGIHHDMNEPLSHYFIYTGHNSYLTGNQLSSDCSDVPIIQALHRGVRVIELDIWPNSAKDDVEVLHGGTLTTPVALIKCLRSIKEHAFSVSEYPVVITLEDHLTPDLQAKVAEMITQTFGDMLFSPDSCLKNFPSPESLKRRVLISTKPPKEYLQAKEVKEKDSKKGTESPDTEAWGREVSDLKARYNDKDDSDDGAGVEDDESDEGDPNSQQNVAPEYKCLIAIHAGKGKGGLSDWLRVDPDKVRRLSLSEQELGKAVVTHGKEIIRFTQRNLLRIYPKGIRFDSSNYNPFVAWTHGAQMVAFNMQGYGRSLWLMHGMFRSNGGCGYVKKPDILLKAGPNNQIFDPEANLPVKTTLKVTVFMGEGWYYDFNHTHFDAYSPPDFYAKIGIAGVPADNVMKKTRTLEDNWIPTWDEKFEFPLTVPELALLRVEVHEYDMSEKDDFAGQTCLPVSELRQGIRAVSLHDRKGEKYNSVKLLMRFEYV, encoded by the exons ATGTCGAGACAGACGTACAGAGTCTGTTTCTGTTTCCGGCGGCGGTTCCGGGTAGTCGCCGCTGAGGCTCCGGCGGATGTGAAGAATTTATTCAATAAATATTCCGATAACGGAGTGATGAATGCAGAGAACCTTCAACGATTCTTAATTGAGGTTCAGAAGGAGGAAAATTCGAGtatagaggatgctcagggtatTATGAATAATCTTCATGACCTTAAGATCCTTAATATTTTTCATCGGAGAGGTCTTCATCTTGACGCATTTTTTAAGTATCTTTTTGCTGATATTAATCCTCCTATTAATCCTAAACGTGGG attCACCATGATATGAATGAGCCTTTGTCTCATTACTTCATATACACAGGACATAATTCCTATCTAACTGGGAATCAACTAAGTAGTGATTGCAGTGATGTTCCCATAATACAAGCCCTGCACCGAGGTGTACGAGTAATTGAATTGGATATATGGCCAAATTCCGCCAAAGATGATGTGGAAGTTCTGCATGGAGG AACATTGACCACTCCGGTTGCGCTCATCAAATGTCTGAGGTCTATCAAGGAACATGCTTTTTCTGTATCTGAGTATCCTGTTGTGATAACACTTGAAGATCATTTAACCCCAGATCTTCAGGCAAAAGTTGCGGAG ATGATCACTCAAACATTTGGAGACATGCTGTTTTCTCCCGATTCATGTTTGAAAAACTTTCCCTCCCCAGAATCTCTGAAAAGACGTGTTCTGATATCAACTAAGCCACCCAAAGAGTACCTTCAGGCGAAGGAAGTTAAGGAAAAAGACTCGAAGAAAGGAACGGAGTCACCTGATACAGAAGCTTGGGGAAGGGAAGTTTCAGACCTTAAAGCCAGATACAATGATAAG GATGATTCTGATGACGGAGCAGGTGTGGAAGATGATGAAAGTGATGAAGGAGATCCCAACTCGCAGCAAAATGTCGCACCAGAATACAAGTGTTTAATTGCCATTCATGCTGGAAAGGGAAAAGGTGGATTGTCAGATTGGCTGAGGGTTGATCCTGATAAAGTAAGACGACTTAGCTTGAGTGAACAAGAACTTGGAAAGGCTGTAGTTACTCATGGAAAAGAAATTATCAG GTTCACTCAGCGGAACTTGCTCAGAATATACCCAAAGGGCATACGTTTTGACTCATCCAATTACAATCCTTTTGTTGCATGGACGCATGGAGCTCAAATGGTGGCATTCAATATGCAG GGCTATGGAAGATCACTTTGGTTAATGCATGGTATGTTCAGATCCAATGGTGGTTGTGGATATGTTAAGAAACCAGATATATTATTGAAAGCAGGTCCAAACAATCAGATCTTCGATCCTGAAGCAAATTTGCCAGTCAAAACTACATTGAAG GTGACCGTATTTATGGGTGAAGGGTGGTATTATGACTTCAATCACACGCACTTTGATGCATACTCGCCTCCAGATTTCTATGCAAAG ATAGGAATTGCCGGAGTTCCAGCTGATAATGTAATGAAGAAAACAAGGACTCTTGAGGACAATTGGATACCAACTTGGGATGAAAAGTTTGAGTTCCCATTAACAGTTCCTGAGTTGGCTCTACTTCGCGTCGAAGTTCATGAGTATGATATGTCTGAAAAAGATGATTTTGCTGGCCAAACTTGTTTACCTGTTTCAGAACTAAGACAAGGTATTCGAGCAGTTTCACTACACGACCGAAAGGGAGAGAAATACAACTCTGTGAAGCTTCTTATGCGTTTCGAATATGTCTAA
- the LOC107819498 gene encoding phosphoinositide phospholipase C 2-like isoform X1, with the protein MSRQTYRVCFCFRRRFRVVAAEAPADVKNLFNKYSDNGVMNAENLQRFLIEVQKEENSSIEDAQGIMNNLHDLKILNIFHRRGLHLDAFFKYLFADINPPINPKRGIHHDMNEPLSHYFIYTGHNSYLTGNQLSSDCSDVPIIQALHRGVRVIELDIWPNSAKDDVEVLHGGTLTTPVALIKCLRSIKEHAFSVSEYPVVITLEDHLTPDLQAKVAEMITQTFGDMLFSPDSCLKNFPSPESLKRRVLISTKPPKEYLQAKEVKEKDSKKGTESPDTEAWGREVSDLKARYNDKQDDSDDGAGVEDDESDEGDPNSQQNVAPEYKCLIAIHAGKGKGGLSDWLRVDPDKVRRLSLSEQELGKAVVTHGKEIIRFTQRNLLRIYPKGIRFDSSNYNPFVAWTHGAQMVAFNMQGYGRSLWLMHGMFRSNGGCGYVKKPDILLKAGPNNQIFDPEANLPVKTTLKVTVFMGEGWYYDFNHTHFDAYSPPDFYAKIGIAGVPADNVMKKTRTLEDNWIPTWDEKFEFPLTVPELALLRVEVHEYDMSEKDDFAGQTCLPVSELRQGIRAVSLHDRKGEKYNSVKLLMRFEYV; encoded by the exons ATGTCGAGACAGACGTACAGAGTCTGTTTCTGTTTCCGGCGGCGGTTCCGGGTAGTCGCCGCTGAGGCTCCGGCGGATGTGAAGAATTTATTCAATAAATATTCCGATAACGGAGTGATGAATGCAGAGAACCTTCAACGATTCTTAATTGAGGTTCAGAAGGAGGAAAATTCGAGtatagaggatgctcagggtatTATGAATAATCTTCATGACCTTAAGATCCTTAATATTTTTCATCGGAGAGGTCTTCATCTTGACGCATTTTTTAAGTATCTTTTTGCTGATATTAATCCTCCTATTAATCCTAAACGTGGG attCACCATGATATGAATGAGCCTTTGTCTCATTACTTCATATACACAGGACATAATTCCTATCTAACTGGGAATCAACTAAGTAGTGATTGCAGTGATGTTCCCATAATACAAGCCCTGCACCGAGGTGTACGAGTAATTGAATTGGATATATGGCCAAATTCCGCCAAAGATGATGTGGAAGTTCTGCATGGAGG AACATTGACCACTCCGGTTGCGCTCATCAAATGTCTGAGGTCTATCAAGGAACATGCTTTTTCTGTATCTGAGTATCCTGTTGTGATAACACTTGAAGATCATTTAACCCCAGATCTTCAGGCAAAAGTTGCGGAG ATGATCACTCAAACATTTGGAGACATGCTGTTTTCTCCCGATTCATGTTTGAAAAACTTTCCCTCCCCAGAATCTCTGAAAAGACGTGTTCTGATATCAACTAAGCCACCCAAAGAGTACCTTCAGGCGAAGGAAGTTAAGGAAAAAGACTCGAAGAAAGGAACGGAGTCACCTGATACAGAAGCTTGGGGAAGGGAAGTTTCAGACCTTAAAGCCAGATACAATGATAAG CAGGATGATTCTGATGACGGAGCAGGTGTGGAAGATGATGAAAGTGATGAAGGAGATCCCAACTCGCAGCAAAATGTCGCACCAGAATACAAGTGTTTAATTGCCATTCATGCTGGAAAGGGAAAAGGTGGATTGTCAGATTGGCTGAGGGTTGATCCTGATAAAGTAAGACGACTTAGCTTGAGTGAACAAGAACTTGGAAAGGCTGTAGTTACTCATGGAAAAGAAATTATCAG GTTCACTCAGCGGAACTTGCTCAGAATATACCCAAAGGGCATACGTTTTGACTCATCCAATTACAATCCTTTTGTTGCATGGACGCATGGAGCTCAAATGGTGGCATTCAATATGCAG GGCTATGGAAGATCACTTTGGTTAATGCATGGTATGTTCAGATCCAATGGTGGTTGTGGATATGTTAAGAAACCAGATATATTATTGAAAGCAGGTCCAAACAATCAGATCTTCGATCCTGAAGCAAATTTGCCAGTCAAAACTACATTGAAG GTGACCGTATTTATGGGTGAAGGGTGGTATTATGACTTCAATCACACGCACTTTGATGCATACTCGCCTCCAGATTTCTATGCAAAG ATAGGAATTGCCGGAGTTCCAGCTGATAATGTAATGAAGAAAACAAGGACTCTTGAGGACAATTGGATACCAACTTGGGATGAAAAGTTTGAGTTCCCATTAACAGTTCCTGAGTTGGCTCTACTTCGCGTCGAAGTTCATGAGTATGATATGTCTGAAAAAGATGATTTTGCTGGCCAAACTTGTTTACCTGTTTCAGAACTAAGACAAGGTATTCGAGCAGTTTCACTACACGACCGAAAGGGAGAGAAATACAACTCTGTGAAGCTTCTTATGCGTTTCGAATATGTCTAA